In Flavobacterium gelatinilyticum, a genomic segment contains:
- a CDS encoding trans-sulfuration enzyme family protein → MNTEEFGFETQAIRTQLERSQYLEHSVPLYLSSSFVFEDAEDMRASFTEEKERNIYSRFSNPNTTEFVDKICKMEGAESGYAFATGMAAVYSTFAALLNSGDHIVSASSVFGSTHALFMTYFPKWNIETSYFEINKPETIESFIKPNTKILYAESPTNPGVDVIDLELLGNIAKKHNLILIIDNCFATPYLQQPIKFGAHLVIHSATKLIDGQGRVLGGVTVGNADLIRQIYLFSRNTGPALAPFNAWVLSKSLETLAVRVDRHCENALKVAEFLESHPNVNSVKYPFLKSHPQYEIAKKQMKAGGNIIAFEIKGGIEAGRKFLNAIQLCSLSANIGDTRTIVTHPASTTHSKLSEEDQLAVGITQGLVRVSVGLETVEDVIADLKQALA, encoded by the coding sequence ATGAATACAGAAGAATTTGGTTTTGAAACACAAGCCATCAGAACACAATTAGAAAGATCTCAATATTTAGAACACTCGGTGCCTTTGTACCTGTCGTCAAGCTTTGTTTTTGAAGATGCCGAAGACATGAGGGCTTCCTTTACAGAAGAAAAAGAAAGAAATATTTACAGCCGTTTCAGCAATCCAAACACAACTGAGTTTGTAGATAAAATCTGCAAAATGGAAGGTGCTGAATCCGGTTATGCTTTTGCAACAGGAATGGCTGCGGTGTATTCTACTTTTGCGGCATTATTAAATTCAGGAGATCATATTGTGTCTGCCAGCAGCGTTTTTGGTTCTACTCATGCTTTGTTTATGACTTATTTTCCAAAATGGAACATCGAAACATCGTATTTTGAAATTAACAAACCGGAAACAATTGAGAGTTTCATTAAGCCAAACACCAAAATATTGTACGCTGAATCTCCAACAAATCCAGGAGTTGATGTAATCGATTTAGAATTGTTAGGGAATATTGCTAAAAAACACAACCTGATTTTAATTATCGACAACTGTTTTGCAACGCCGTATTTACAGCAGCCAATTAAATTTGGCGCACATTTAGTGATTCACTCCGCTACAAAATTAATCGACGGACAAGGTCGTGTTCTTGGCGGTGTTACTGTTGGAAACGCAGATTTAATCAGACAGATTTATTTGTTTTCCAGAAATACAGGGCCGGCTTTAGCTCCGTTTAATGCCTGGGTTCTTTCAAAAAGTTTAGAAACATTGGCAGTTCGCGTGGACAGACATTGCGAAAATGCTTTAAAAGTAGCTGAATTTTTAGAAAGCCATCCAAATGTAAACAGCGTAAAATATCCGTTCTTAAAATCACATCCGCAATACGAAATTGCCAAAAAACAAATGAAAGCTGGTGGAAACATCATCGCATTTGAAATTAAAGGAGGCATCGAAGCGGGAAGAAAATTCCTGAACGCTATTCAACTTTGTTCATTATCAGCAAACATTGGAGATACGAGAACAATTGTTACGCATCCGGCTTCTACAACACACAGCAAATTATCCGAAGAAGATCAATTGGCAGTTGGAATCACGCAGGGATTAGTTCGTGTTTCTGTTGGATTAGAAACTGTTGAAGATGTAATTGCAGATTTAAAACAAGCGCTTGCTTAA
- a CDS encoding OsmC family protein, whose product MKVTLNRVNDAFHFKVKNERGHVVDVDSRAEFGGSDLGASPMELVLMGVAGCSAIDMISILKKQRQEITSFDAEVEGLRVQVGEAKPFKEIDVVFYLEGEINPEKAKKAAQLSFEKYCSVAKTVEPTATIKYKVVLNKEAL is encoded by the coding sequence ATGAAAGTAACTTTAAACAGAGTAAATGACGCATTTCATTTCAAAGTAAAAAATGAACGCGGACACGTAGTTGACGTTGACAGCAGAGCCGAATTTGGCGGAAGCGATTTAGGTGCCAGTCCAATGGAATTGGTTTTAATGGGGGTTGCAGGGTGCAGTGCTATCGATATGATTTCAATTTTAAAGAAACAGCGTCAGGAAATCACTTCATTTGATGCTGAGGTTGAAGGTCTTCGTGTTCAGGTTGGGGAAGCAAAACCTTTTAAAGAAATCGATGTGGTTTTCTATTTAGAAGGAGAAATCAATCCGGAAAAAGCAAAAAAAGCGGCACAGCTTTCTTTTGAGAAATACTGCTCAGTTGCTAAAACCGTTGAACCAACAGCAACAATTAAATACAAAGTCGTTTTAAATAAAGAAGCTTTGTAA
- the thrA gene encoding bifunctional aspartate kinase/homoserine dehydrogenase I — translation MKVLKFGGKSLANGEGLNKVVSIISDKVNQGEQITVVVSARGNATDELEFILSIAAKNGSYKELLENFKKYQISDYPHVDLSEEFNVLDKLFEGVSLIGDYSKKIKDQILSKGELLSAKLLTAILLEKGIPANFVDTRELLKTDSKFGDAQPLEQLSKKNVVNYFKEHNGSTVNIVTGFIGSNSNNDTTTLGRNGSNYTASLIANYLNAEELQNFTHVDGIYTANPDLVADAKKIEYLSFNEANELANFGATILHAKTIIPLLEKNIPLRILNTFNHENRGTLITSDSTKEGIKTLSVLENVSLVNLEGRGLLGKAGVDARIFKVMGDHNISVSIISQGSSERGIGLVVATDKATTAVVELEKEFENDFYSKDVNQITVTDNVSVISIIGQDLSTFHKPYTALIKNKIVPILFNNTVTGKNVSLVVKKEELNKALNVIHGEIFGVSKKINIAIFGHGLVGGTLINQILESASAIEKRKDIKLNVFAIANSKKLLLNKYGVTKTWKNDIETKGEPYTIQDIIAYANEHHLENLIAVDNTASASFVENYIQLVENSFDLISSNKVANTLSYGFYKELRSALEENQKNYLYETNVGAGLPLIDTIKLLHLSGENITKIKGVFSGTLSYLFNNFSAKDAPFSEILQEAIDNGYTEPDPREDLCGNDVGRKLLILARELDLQNEFEEISIQNLIPEHLREGSAADFLTKLKEFDPIYAKIKAEQQPNHVLRYIGELSGDLQNDKGNLEVKLVSVPSDTALGGLKGSDSFFEIYTESYGDRPIVIQGAGAGSAVTARGVFGDILRLSDRG, via the coding sequence ATGAAAGTATTAAAATTTGGAGGTAAATCATTAGCAAACGGAGAAGGACTTAACAAAGTTGTTTCAATTATTTCTGATAAAGTAAATCAGGGCGAACAAATTACCGTAGTAGTTTCGGCCCGCGGCAATGCTACTGATGAATTAGAATTTATTCTAAGCATTGCTGCTAAAAACGGCAGTTACAAAGAATTATTAGAGAATTTCAAAAAATACCAGATATCAGATTATCCGCATGTAGATTTATCTGAAGAATTTAATGTCTTAGATAAACTTTTTGAAGGTGTAAGCTTAATTGGCGACTACAGCAAAAAAATCAAAGACCAGATTTTGTCAAAAGGAGAATTGCTTTCGGCTAAATTATTAACGGCAATTTTATTGGAAAAAGGAATTCCGGCCAATTTTGTCGACACAAGAGAATTACTGAAAACCGATTCTAAATTTGGAGATGCGCAGCCATTAGAACAGCTTTCGAAGAAAAACGTAGTAAACTATTTTAAAGAGCATAACGGATCAACCGTAAATATAGTAACAGGTTTCATTGGTTCAAACAGCAACAACGACACCACAACCCTTGGAAGAAACGGAAGCAACTATACAGCTTCGTTAATTGCAAATTATTTAAATGCAGAGGAACTTCAAAATTTCACGCATGTCGACGGTATTTACACCGCAAATCCGGATTTAGTTGCCGATGCCAAAAAAATCGAATATTTGTCTTTTAATGAGGCAAACGAGCTGGCTAATTTTGGAGCAACAATTCTGCATGCCAAAACCATCATTCCGTTATTAGAGAAAAATATTCCGCTTCGTATCTTAAACACTTTCAATCATGAAAACCGAGGTACTTTAATCACTTCAGATTCAACAAAAGAAGGAATCAAAACACTTTCTGTTTTAGAAAATGTTTCCCTTGTTAATCTTGAAGGACGCGGATTACTTGGAAAAGCCGGAGTCGATGCCCGAATTTTTAAAGTAATGGGCGATCACAATATCAGTGTAAGTATCATTTCTCAGGGTTCTTCAGAAAGAGGAATCGGATTGGTTGTTGCCACTGATAAAGCAACGACGGCTGTAGTAGAATTAGAAAAAGAATTCGAAAATGACTTTTATTCTAAGGATGTTAACCAGATTACAGTAACCGATAATGTTTCTGTAATTTCGATTATCGGACAAGATTTGAGTACTTTTCATAAACCATACACGGCTTTAATAAAAAATAAAATTGTTCCTATCTTGTTTAACAACACTGTTACGGGTAAAAACGTGAGTTTGGTAGTTAAAAAAGAAGAATTAAACAAAGCCTTAAACGTAATTCACGGTGAAATCTTCGGTGTTTCTAAAAAAATAAACATCGCTATTTTCGGCCACGGATTAGTTGGCGGTACTTTGATCAATCAGATTTTAGAATCGGCTTCGGCAATTGAAAAACGTAAAGACATTAAACTGAACGTATTCGCTATAGCGAATTCTAAAAAACTGCTTTTAAACAAATACGGCGTTACTAAAACCTGGAAAAACGATATAGAAACCAAAGGCGAACCATATACCATTCAGGATATTATCGCATACGCAAATGAGCATCATTTAGAAAACCTTATTGCAGTAGATAATACAGCAAGTGCTTCTTTTGTAGAGAATTATATTCAGCTTGTAGAAAACAGTTTCGATTTGATTTCTTCAAATAAAGTAGCAAATACATTAAGCTATGGTTTTTACAAAGAGCTGAGAAGTGCTTTAGAAGAAAACCAAAAGAATTATCTATACGAAACCAATGTTGGTGCGGGATTACCGTTAATTGACACGATCAAATTACTGCATCTTTCAGGAGAAAACATCACAAAAATAAAAGGGGTTTTCTCAGGAACTTTGAGTTATTTATTTAATAATTTCTCTGCAAAAGATGCTCCGTTCAGCGAAATCCTGCAGGAAGCGATTGATAATGGATATACAGAACCGGATCCGCGTGAGGATTTATGTGGAAATGATGTTGGAAGAAAATTGTTAATTTTAGCTAGAGAATTAGACTTGCAGAATGAATTCGAAGAAATCTCAATTCAGAACCTAATTCCAGAACATTTACGCGAAGGAAGTGCAGCTGATTTCCTGACGAAATTAAAAGAATTTGATCCAATTTATGCTAAAATAAAAGCAGAACAACAGCCAAATCACGTGCTGAGATACATTGGTGAATTGTCCGGAGATTTGCAGAATGATAAAGGAAATTTAGAAGTAAAATTAGTTTCAGTTCCATCAGATACAGCGCTTGGCGGATTAAAAGGTTCTGATTCATTCTTCGAAATTTACACAGAATCTTATGGAGATCGTCCAATCGTTATTCAGGGAGCCGGTGCAGGTTCTGCGGTAACAGCAAGAGGAGTTTTTGGTGATATATTGAGATTGTCTGATCGAGGATAG
- a CDS encoding alpha/beta fold hydrolase has protein sequence MENIPSPIIIQNFITESGAIYPSLPLSFTLSGLPLHTAPIVLVNHALTGNAQVTGENGWWSDLIGDGKTIDTNKFTILAFNVPGNGNDSFIIENYQDFKTRDIARIFLNGLDALEIDKVFAVIGGSVGGGIAWEILALAPNITEHLIPIATDWKSTDWMIANCYLQEQILNNSSKPIEDARIHAMLCYRSPESFKEKFQRTINQDLLIFNIESWLAHHGRKLQQRYQLSSYKLMNQLLKTIDITRNSEDFETLLSRSNAAIHIIAINSDLFFTPKENLETYNELKKFKDNVLYSEIDSVHGHDAFLIEYKQLDHLLAGIFKAETIAK, from the coding sequence TTGGAAAATATACCAAGTCCCATTATAATTCAGAATTTCATCACCGAAAGTGGTGCAATTTACCCGTCACTGCCCTTAAGTTTTACACTTTCAGGTCTGCCGCTGCATACTGCTCCAATCGTGCTTGTAAATCATGCGCTGACAGGGAATGCACAGGTAACCGGAGAAAACGGCTGGTGGAGTGACTTAATAGGCGATGGTAAAACTATCGATACAAATAAGTTTACTATTCTCGCATTTAATGTTCCCGGAAACGGAAACGATTCTTTCATCATCGAAAATTATCAGGATTTTAAAACCCGCGATATTGCCCGAATTTTTTTAAACGGTCTCGATGCTTTAGAAATCGATAAGGTATTTGCCGTAATCGGCGGTTCTGTTGGAGGTGGTATTGCCTGGGAAATCCTGGCTTTGGCACCAAACATTACAGAACATTTAATCCCAATTGCAACCGACTGGAAATCGACTGACTGGATGATAGCCAATTGCTATCTGCAGGAGCAGATTCTGAACAATTCCTCAAAACCAATCGAAGATGCCAGAATTCATGCCATGTTGTGTTACCGATCTCCGGAATCATTCAAAGAAAAATTTCAGCGTACGATCAATCAGGATCTTTTAATTTTTAATATTGAAAGCTGGCTGGCACATCATGGCAGAAAATTACAGCAGCGTTATCAGCTGTCATCATACAAACTCATGAACCAGCTGCTTAAAACGATCGATATTACCAGAAACAGCGAAGATTTCGAAACTTTGCTGTCAAGATCAAATGCAGCAATACACATTATTGCCATCAATTCGGATTTATTTTTTACACCAAAAGAAAATCTGGAAACCTATAATGAATTAAAAAAGTTTAAAGACAATGTTTTATACAGCGAAATAGATTCGGTTCACGGACATGACGCTTTTTTAATAGAGTACAAACAACTAGATCATTTACTTGCCGGTATTTTTAAGGCAGAAACAATAGCAAAATAA
- a CDS encoding aspartate kinase: MSKLKINIILFGIGNIGSTLINQIIESQEFFLQSRNVDFHFPIITNSTVAFFEKEGVGYSWETNFRELAVPFRVEDIIQFAKENEFENLIAVDATASDELIDHYNTLIENGFNIVAVNKKANTLPIDLYKQLRENLKKYDKEFLYETSVDTGFPVLQTLRDLYFSGEKVTRIRGVFSDNLSYVFNRFSVEENPFSSILKDASLLGLMKSTFKEDLSGNDTARKLLILTREIGREFELSDIKIESLIKEEYLEKNGILNKDAVDKAYKIAKITQADNHVLRYIGEFDVEKNTLEVKLVSEPVTSAIGQLKGSDSIFEIYTQSYAKKPIVIQSAAASRQAIARGVISDILKIAEKIKNKEAVWL, translated from the coding sequence ATGTCAAAGCTTAAAATAAATATTATCCTTTTTGGAATTGGAAACATAGGAAGTACCTTAATCAATCAGATTATCGAAAGTCAGGAATTTTTTCTTCAAAGCCGAAATGTCGATTTTCACTTTCCAATAATTACCAATTCAACCGTAGCTTTCTTCGAGAAAGAAGGCGTTGGATATTCCTGGGAAACCAATTTTAGAGAATTGGCCGTTCCGTTTAGAGTAGAAGATATTATCCAATTTGCCAAAGAAAATGAATTCGAAAATCTAATTGCAGTCGATGCAACGGCAAGTGACGAGTTAATTGATCATTACAATACTCTTATCGAAAACGGGTTTAATATCGTCGCTGTCAATAAAAAGGCCAATACGCTCCCCATTGACCTTTATAAACAATTGAGAGAAAATCTTAAGAAATATGATAAAGAATTTCTGTATGAAACCTCGGTCGATACGGGATTTCCTGTTTTGCAGACTTTAAGAGATCTGTATTTCTCCGGAGAAAAAGTCACCAGAATCAGAGGCGTGTTTTCAGACAACCTCAGTTATGTTTTTAATCGTTTTTCTGTCGAGGAAAATCCCTTTTCATCGATTTTAAAAGATGCCAGTCTGCTTGGGCTGATGAAGTCTACTTTTAAAGAAGATTTATCCGGAAATGATACGGCAAGAAAACTATTGATTTTAACACGCGAAATAGGCAGAGAATTCGAATTATCCGACATTAAAATAGAATCGCTTATAAAAGAAGAATATTTAGAGAAAAATGGCATTCTAAACAAAGACGCAGTCGATAAAGCCTATAAAATTGCCAAAATAACCCAGGCAGACAATCACGTCCTGCGATATATAGGCGAATTTGATGTTGAGAAAAACACTTTAGAAGTAAAATTAGTTTCAGAACCCGTAACATCCGCCATTGGACAGTTAAAAGGTTCCGATTCTATTTTTGAAATTTATACACAATCTTACGCCAAAAAACCAATCGTAATTCAAAGTGCCGCTGCGAGCAGACAGGCGATTGCGAGAGGAGTAATATCAGATATTTTAAAAATAGCCGAAAAAATCAAAAATAAAGAAGCTGTCTGGCTTTAA
- a CDS encoding O-acetylhomoserine aminocarboxypropyltransferase/cysteine synthase family protein, translating to MSTQKFATNALHAGHDVTKNSGTRAVPIYQTSSYVFNNADHAANLFGLAEAGFIYTRLNNPTNDVLEQRLAALEGGIGAVVTASGASAISTTLLTLLRAGDHIVASNSLYGGTYNLLSVTLPRLGITTTFVDPSDPQNFTKAAKENTRAFFVESLGNPKLDVLDLKAISAEAKAFKVPFIVDNTVATPYLLNPIKYGADIVIHSLTKYISGNGTSLGGAIIDAGSFDWANGKFPEFTEPSAGYHGLVYHEALGNAAFIAKARIEGLRDFGAALSPFNAFQIIQGLETLPIRIKKHSENALVLAEWLEKQDEVVWVNYPGLKTNKYYDLAKEYLPEGQSGIITFGLKGGFDAAKKVVDETRLFSLLANIGDTKSLIIHPASTTHQQLSEEDQLSTGVSKDLVRLSVGIEDVEDLIADLKAVFESVTQSQYSINKN from the coding sequence ATGAGTACACAAAAATTCGCAACAAACGCCTTACACGCAGGACACGACGTAACTAAAAATTCAGGAACCAGAGCAGTACCAATTTACCAAACATCATCTTACGTATTTAATAACGCAGATCATGCAGCTAACTTATTTGGTCTTGCCGAAGCAGGATTTATCTACACCAGATTAAATAACCCTACAAATGATGTTCTTGAACAACGATTAGCAGCGCTGGAAGGAGGTATTGGAGCTGTCGTTACAGCATCAGGAGCATCGGCCATTTCTACCACTTTACTGACCTTATTAAGAGCAGGCGATCATATCGTGGCATCCAACAGCTTATACGGCGGAACTTATAATTTATTAAGCGTTACCCTGCCTCGCTTAGGAATTACCACCACTTTTGTAGACCCTTCAGATCCTCAAAACTTTACCAAAGCGGCAAAAGAAAATACAAGAGCATTCTTTGTAGAATCTTTAGGAAATCCAAAATTAGATGTATTAGACTTAAAAGCAATTTCGGCAGAAGCCAAAGCATTCAAAGTGCCGTTTATAGTAGATAATACAGTTGCGACACCTTATTTATTAAACCCAATTAAATACGGTGCCGATATTGTAATTCACTCTTTAACGAAATATATATCCGGAAACGGAACTTCATTAGGAGGTGCCATAATTGACGCCGGAAGTTTTGACTGGGCCAACGGAAAATTCCCTGAATTTACAGAACCTTCAGCCGGATATCATGGATTAGTGTATCACGAAGCTTTAGGAAACGCAGCCTTTATTGCAAAAGCAAGAATCGAAGGATTGCGTGATTTTGGAGCGGCATTAAGCCCGTTTAATGCTTTCCAGATTATTCAGGGATTAGAAACCTTACCGATCCGAATTAAAAAACACAGTGAAAATGCTTTGGTTTTGGCTGAATGGCTGGAAAAACAAGATGAGGTAGTCTGGGTAAATTACCCGGGTTTAAAAACGAATAAATATTATGATCTCGCCAAAGAATACCTTCCTGAAGGACAAAGCGGTATTATTACTTTTGGACTAAAAGGCGGGTTTGACGCAGCTAAAAAAGTGGTTGATGAAACCCGTTTATTTTCTCTTTTAGCCAATATAGGCGATACCAAATCGCTCATTATTCATCCTGCCAGCACAACCCACCAGCAATTGTCTGAAGAAGATCAGTTGTCAACCGGGGTATCAAAAGATTTAGTCCGACTTTCTGTTGGAATTGAAGATGTTGAAGATCTGATAGCCGATTTAAAAGCGGTTTTCGAAAGCGTAACCCAATCGCAGTACAGCATCAATAAAAATTAG
- a CDS encoding TonB-dependent receptor plug domain-containing protein: MKKNVLIVLGLLTFSGIYAQDNKTEQDTLKNNELSEVTIIGSRSKNRVKTDVPVPVDVFNVADITKGAPQTSVTQILNYVAPSFTSNATSTADATDHVDPAQLRGLGPDQVLILVNGKRRHTSALVNINGSPGRGSVGTDLNAIPSFAIERIEVLRDGAAAQYGSDAIAGVINIVLKKDAKYLSGGIQYGTNLSSGSNNFKGGADGQTVQVDLNYGTSLGKPGSFLNITGTAVTRQATSRAGIRSNGIFNAYNAVENRAAQNGVQINSLFSNINSTGNSGQIISSLQQYAPQVSYFTPAQQNAIASATTIAQMQTALNFDVTNNELAYRGQERSDYNMSVGQSELASGQAYYNAKYPLTENTSLYSFGGLSYRNGQSYAFNRLPNGSGTFTQVYQNGFLPEIESTILDASAALGVTTELFGFDTDLSTNLGTNSFQYDVNNTINATLGVNSPSSFDAGKVSFLQSTTNLDFSKKLDVLSGLNVAFGGEFRYENYQIKQGEEASYGLYDVNGALVTGILPGNSPLIVTDFFGNKRGAGAQGFSGFQPSDAKEKDRKSGAAYLDLELNATEKWLVNGAARYENYSDFGSTVTFKLASLLKLTDNINWRISGQTGFRAPSLQQKYFESSSTQFINGSPYQVGYFTNDSQAAKSIGVENLKPEKSKSISTGFTFKIPDANITIATDAYFTRINDRIVLSGQYARPTDAQIDAATSQTQKDALTLFQQAFDLKGVERASFWTNGIDSETKGIDVVISQKYDVIQDFVIRNDFALSYNETKRVGDLNVPQSIVNAGGDPYIYSFFPESSRVYLEEAIPKLKANLTTTFSIKKLDIYLRNSYFGKVTDPGATDVNLDGFASVYEHPEYSAKLVTDLSFGYQINEHFRATVGFNNIGDVYPDRNNPSTPAFTNTTPTLSPAPSTDLSNANQFAYSRAVSQFGLNGRFGFARLSFKF, encoded by the coding sequence ATGAAGAAAAATGTACTAATCGTATTGGGTCTTTTGACTTTTTCAGGTATTTATGCCCAGGATAATAAAACAGAGCAGGATACTTTAAAAAATAATGAATTATCAGAAGTTACTATTATTGGGTCAAGAAGTAAGAACAGAGTAAAAACAGATGTACCGGTTCCGGTAGATGTTTTTAACGTGGCCGATATTACAAAAGGAGCACCGCAGACCAGTGTTACCCAGATTTTGAATTATGTTGCACCATCGTTTACCAGTAACGCAACATCTACAGCAGATGCAACAGACCACGTCGATCCGGCGCAATTAAGAGGATTAGGACCGGATCAGGTTTTAATTTTGGTGAACGGAAAAAGAAGGCACACCAGTGCTTTGGTTAATATAAACGGATCACCGGGAAGAGGATCTGTAGGAACAGACTTAAATGCCATTCCGTCTTTTGCAATCGAAAGAATCGAAGTTTTGCGTGACGGTGCCGCTGCACAATACGGTTCTGATGCCATTGCCGGAGTTATTAATATTGTACTGAAAAAAGATGCCAAATACCTTAGCGGAGGTATTCAGTACGGAACCAATTTATCATCAGGATCAAACAATTTTAAAGGCGGTGCCGACGGACAAACCGTTCAGGTAGATTTAAACTACGGAACTTCTTTAGGAAAACCGGGAAGTTTCTTAAATATTACCGGTACAGCTGTAACCAGACAAGCAACAAGCCGTGCGGGGATTAGAAGCAATGGTATTTTTAATGCCTATAATGCGGTCGAAAACAGAGCAGCACAAAACGGCGTACAAATTAATTCCTTATTCAGTAATATTAATTCGACTGGAAATTCGGGACAAATTATTAGTTCGTTGCAACAATATGCACCACAGGTAAGTTACTTTACCCCGGCACAGCAAAACGCAATTGCATCGGCGACTACAATTGCTCAAATGCAGACTGCTTTGAATTTTGATGTTACTAATAATGAGCTGGCTTACAGAGGTCAGGAAAGAAGTGACTATAATATGAGTGTAGGGCAGTCAGAACTGGCATCGGGTCAGGCGTATTATAATGCCAAATATCCTTTAACCGAAAATACTTCTTTATATTCATTTGGAGGATTATCATACAGAAACGGCCAGTCGTATGCTTTTAACAGACTTCCAAACGGTTCAGGAACTTTTACACAAGTATATCAAAACGGATTTTTACCGGAAATAGAATCTACCATATTAGATGCTTCTGCTGCATTAGGTGTAACTACAGAATTATTTGGATTTGATACAGATTTGAGCACCAACCTCGGAACAAACTCTTTTCAATACGATGTAAATAATACGATCAATGCAACACTTGGAGTAAATTCACCTTCTAGTTTTGATGCCGGAAAAGTTTCGTTTCTGCAAAGCACAACCAATCTGGATTTTAGTAAAAAGCTGGATGTTCTTTCAGGATTGAATGTTGCTTTTGGAGGTGAATTCAGATATGAAAACTACCAAATCAAACAAGGAGAAGAAGCCTCATACGGATTGTATGATGTAAACGGCGCTTTGGTTACCGGAATTCTGCCAGGAAATTCGCCATTAATTGTAACCGACTTTTTCGGGAACAAACGCGGCGCAGGAGCACAGGGTTTTTCAGGTTTTCAGCCATCTGATGCTAAAGAAAAAGACAGAAAAAGCGGTGCGGCATATCTGGATCTGGAATTAAATGCAACCGAAAAATGGCTGGTAAACGGAGCAGCACGTTATGAAAACTATTCAGACTTTGGAAGTACCGTAACCTTCAAACTAGCTTCTCTTTTAAAATTAACCGATAATATTAACTGGAGAATTTCAGGACAGACAGGATTTAGAGCGCCTTCATTACAGCAAAAATATTTTGAATCAAGTTCAACCCAGTTTATCAACGGATCACCTTATCAGGTAGGCTATTTTACAAATGATTCGCAGGCAGCAAAAAGTATTGGAGTAGAAAACTTAAAACCCGAAAAATCAAAAAGTATCAGCACAGGATTTACATTTAAAATTCCGGATGCTAACATAACCATCGCAACCGATGCTTATTTTACAAGAATCAACGACAGAATCGTTCTTTCCGGGCAATATGCCAGACCGACAGATGCGCAGATAGATGCGGCAACTTCGCAGACGCAAAAAGACGCGCTGACTTTATTTCAGCAGGCATTTGATTTAAAAGGTGTAGAAAGAGCTTCGTTCTGGACAAACGGAATCGATTCTGAAACAAAAGGAATAGATGTAGTTATTTCTCAAAAATATGATGTAATTCAGGATTTTGTGATCAGAAATGATTTTGCTTTAAGTTATAATGAAACCAAAAGAGTCGGCGATTTAAACGTACCGCAGTCTATCGTTAATGCAGGAGGAGATCCTTATATCTATTCATTTTTCCCGGAATCAAGCCGAGTGTATTTAGAAGAAGCAATCCCGAAATTAAAAGCAAACTTAACAACCACTTTCAGTATTAAAAAACTGGATATTTATTTAAGAAACAGTTATTTCGGAAAAGTAACAGATCCGGGAGCAACAGATGTGAATCTGGACGGTTTCGCTTCGGTTTACGAACATCCGGAATACAGCGCAAAATTAGTAACCGATTTATCTTTTGGCTACCAGATCAACGAACATTTTAGAGCAACTGTTGGGTTTAATAATATAGGAGATGTTTATCCGGACAGAAACAATCCGTCGACTCCGGCATTTACCAATACCACGCCAACATTATCACCGGCGCCAAGTACAGATTTATCAAACGCCAATCAGTTTGCTTATTCAAGAGCCGTATCGCAGTTTGGACTAAACGGAAGATTTGGTTTTGCCCGTTTAAGCTTTAAATTTTAA